A window from Tistrella bauzanensis encodes these proteins:
- a CDS encoding DUF1987 domain-containing protein: protein MTAVSSVLFSGIDLPATDRSPAVRFDPAAGALALSGESYPEDAAAFFGPILHGLRAFLQMEGPSVTVDIALIYFNSSSAKALMNIFQMLEEAAANGRSVTVNWHFAPDDETMEEFGEDFASDLDAIDFVMCADEEPSG, encoded by the coding sequence ATGACCGCTGTTTCGTCTGTCCTGTTCTCCGGCATCGATCTGCCGGCCACCGATCGGTCGCCGGCCGTGCGGTTCGATCCGGCGGCAGGCGCGCTGGCGCTGTCGGGTGAGTCCTATCCCGAGGATGCGGCAGCGTTCTTCGGCCCGATCCTGCATGGTCTGCGCGCCTTTCTTCAGATGGAGGGGCCCAGCGTCACAGTGGATATTGCGCTGATCTACTTCAATTCTTCGAGCGCCAAGGCGTTGATGAACATCTTTCAGATGCTGGAAGAGGCGGCCGCGAATGGTCGGTCGGTCACGGTGAACTGGCACTTTGCGCCCGATGATGAGACCATGGAAGAATTCGGAGAAGACTTTGCGTCGGACCTCGACGCAATCGACTTCGTGATGTGCGCGGACGAGGAGCCTTCCGGATGA
- a CDS encoding pyridoxal phosphate-dependent aminotransferase, which produces MSVIADRLSRIKPSPTLAVTAKAAQLKEAGRDIIGLGAGEPDFDTPDNIKDAAIKAIRDGQTKYTPVQGTRALIEAVRNKFKRENGLDYAANQIVVGTGGKQVLYNAFMATLNPGDEVIIPAPYWVSYPDMALLAEGVPVFVEAGRETGFKIQPAQLEAAITPRTKWLILNSPSNPSGAAYSAAELRALADVLVRHPHVLVLTDDMYEHILYDGFEFATIAQVAPELYDRTLTVNGVSKAYSMTGWRIGYAGGPANIIKAITAIQSQSTSNPSSISQAAAVEALNGPQDFIAERARRFQVRRDLVVRLLNQAPGLVCPVPEGAFYVYPSCEGVLGKKTPQGQVIGSSEDFAGYLLEHVGIAVVHGAAFGLDPYFRISYATADEVLEEACGRIARACNDLV; this is translated from the coding sequence ATGTCCGTGATCGCCGACCGCCTGTCCCGCATCAAGCCGTCGCCGACGCTTGCCGTCACCGCCAAGGCCGCCCAGCTCAAGGAAGCTGGTCGCGACATCATCGGCCTGGGCGCGGGCGAGCCCGATTTCGACACCCCCGACAACATCAAGGACGCCGCGATCAAGGCGATCCGCGATGGCCAGACCAAGTACACGCCGGTGCAGGGCACCCGGGCGCTGATCGAGGCGGTGCGGAACAAGTTCAAGCGCGAGAACGGCCTGGACTACGCGGCGAACCAGATCGTGGTTGGCACCGGCGGCAAGCAGGTGCTGTACAACGCGTTCATGGCCACGCTGAACCCGGGCGACGAGGTGATCATTCCGGCGCCGTACTGGGTGTCGTATCCCGATATGGCGCTGCTGGCCGAAGGCGTGCCGGTCTTCGTTGAAGCCGGCCGCGAGACCGGATTCAAGATCCAGCCGGCCCAGCTTGAGGCGGCGATCACGCCCCGCACCAAGTGGCTGATCCTGAATTCGCCCAGCAACCCCAGCGGTGCCGCCTATTCGGCCGCCGAATTGCGGGCGCTGGCCGATGTTCTGGTCCGTCACCCGCATGTGCTGGTGCTGACCGACGATATGTACGAGCACATCCTGTATGACGGCTTCGAATTCGCCACCATCGCGCAGGTGGCGCCGGAGCTGTATGACCGCACCCTCACCGTGAACGGCGTTTCCAAGGCCTATTCGATGACCGGCTGGCGCATCGGCTATGCCGGCGGCCCCGCCAACATCATCAAGGCGATCACCGCCATTCAGTCGCAGTCGACGTCGAACCCGTCCTCGATCAGTCAGGCGGCCGCGGTCGAGGCGCTGAATGGCCCGCAGGATTTCATCGCCGAGCGCGCGCGCCGCTTCCAGGTCCGCCGCGATCTGGTGGTGCGGCTGCTGAACCAGGCCCCCGGCCTGGTCTGCCCGGTGCCCGAGGGCGCGTTCTATGTCTATCCGTCCTGCGAGGGCGTGCTGGGCAAGAAGACCCCGCAGGGGCAGGTGATCGGGTCGAGCGAGGATTTCGCGGGCTATCTGCTGGAGCATGTCGGCATCGCCGTCGTGCATGGCGCGGCCTTCGGTCTCGACCCCTATTTCCGCATCTCCTATGCCACCGCCGACGAGGTGCTGGAAGAAGCCTGCGGCCGCATCGCCCGGGCCTGCAACGATCTGGTCTGA
- a CDS encoding SpoIIE family protein phosphatase produces the protein MQPVERRNVAAPAAPVPSGGDTANGGRPARSLAGKLFRRTLPVVVLVLLLIQGGIAWITWTDQRNALTHRAQIMAELTARAIATPIWYLDRTVFEPQVQALATDDGFRYARVFDELGKVLFQTGDAAALNATDTIVVSRDIVEPKADLKVGRIELVIGTEELNRTAALLAMTALLAVLVLAAALSITVQIVMRRLVVKPLARMLAAMRQVERKSWVQLDDVGDDELGQAGAAFNRMVDGLRSGDDAKRLLAALQRAQSDLVDKNQALEAANHQVMESIRYARRIQEGILPDATVLAPVMTEMAVLWEPLDLVGGDYCWMERRDGQALVLVADCTGHGVPGAFMTMVVASALRRILDRPIFPQPDVILTELDRIVRHRLRQEAPDPATGADDGRAPWDMSDDGLDAGVCIYDEATGLLYFAGAGLSLTVIGPDGVMSHTGVRRSLGYRTLPPPGSVPVHCHQVLPGERFYLWTDGVSDHVGGRPKRVFGRRRVAATLARLAHLSLEDQIQGLCADLDRYRGAEARRDDMTMVAFQPRLPDDVHSRAGTSPDAVTA, from the coding sequence ATGCAACCCGTTGAGCGGCGCAATGTTGCGGCCCCCGCTGCCCCGGTCCCTTCCGGCGGTGATACGGCAAACGGCGGCCGCCCCGCACGGTCGCTGGCCGGCAAGCTGTTCCGCCGCACCCTGCCGGTGGTGGTGCTGGTGCTGCTGCTGATCCAGGGCGGCATTGCCTGGATCACCTGGACCGACCAGCGCAATGCCCTGACCCATCGCGCCCAGATCATGGCCGAGCTGACCGCCCGGGCGATCGCCACCCCGATCTGGTATCTGGACCGGACGGTGTTCGAACCGCAGGTGCAGGCCCTGGCCACCGATGACGGCTTCCGCTATGCCCGTGTCTTCGACGAACTGGGCAAGGTGTTGTTCCAGACTGGCGATGCCGCGGCGCTGAACGCCACCGATACGATCGTGGTCAGCCGCGATATCGTCGAGCCCAAGGCCGATCTGAAGGTGGGGCGGATCGAACTGGTGATCGGCACCGAGGAGTTGAACCGCACCGCGGCACTGCTGGCGATGACGGCATTGCTCGCGGTGCTGGTGCTGGCGGCGGCGCTGTCGATCACGGTTCAGATCGTCATGCGCCGGCTGGTGGTGAAGCCGCTGGCGCGCATGCTGGCGGCCATGCGGCAGGTCGAGCGCAAATCCTGGGTGCAACTCGATGATGTCGGCGATGACGAGCTGGGGCAGGCCGGTGCCGCCTTCAACCGCATGGTCGATGGCCTGCGCTCGGGCGATGACGCCAAGCGGCTGCTGGCGGCGTTGCAACGGGCGCAATCCGATCTGGTCGACAAGAACCAGGCCCTGGAGGCGGCCAATCATCAGGTGATGGAGAGCATCCGCTATGCCCGCCGCATCCAGGAAGGCATTCTGCCCGATGCGACGGTGCTGGCCCCGGTGATGACCGAGATGGCGGTGCTGTGGGAACCGCTCGATCTGGTGGGCGGCGATTATTGCTGGATGGAGCGGCGCGATGGTCAGGCGCTTGTCCTGGTCGCCGACTGCACAGGCCATGGTGTGCCGGGCGCCTTCATGACCATGGTCGTGGCATCGGCGCTGCGGCGCATTCTGGACCGGCCGATCTTCCCGCAGCCGGATGTCATCCTGACCGAGCTTGACCGCATTGTCCGCCATCGTCTGCGCCAGGAGGCGCCGGATCCGGCGACAGGGGCCGATGATGGCCGTGCGCCCTGGGACATGTCGGATGACGGGCTGGATGCGGGGGTATGCATCTATGACGAAGCGACCGGGCTGCTGTATTTTGCCGGCGCCGGCCTGTCGCTGACGGTGATCGGCCCGGATGGTGTGATGTCGCATACCGGTGTCCGGCGGAGCCTGGGCTATCGAACCCTGCCGCCGCCGGGATCGGTGCCGGTGCATTGCCATCAGGTGCTGCCGGGTGAGCGGTTCTATCTATGGACCGATGGCGTTTCCGACCATGTCGGCGGCCGACCCAAGCGCGTTTTCGGGCGCAGACGGGTGGCGGCGACCCTGGCACGACTGGCGCATCTGTCGCTGGAGGATCAGATCCAGGGGCTGTGCGCCGATCTCGACCGCTATCGCGGGGCCGAGGCCCGGCGTGACGACATGACCATGGTGGCATTTCAGCCACGGCTACCCGACGATGTCCATTCCCGCGCCGGCACGAGCCCGGACGCGGTGACTGCCTGA
- a CDS encoding substrate-binding periplasmic protein yields MARFLAVMLVAVSGHIATALAADTVGLRRDVPIGGYQFPPYVEMDIGGGPATGLIIDTIAALNAVQDRWNFVFVPTTPARRYQDYTAGRFDLLLFEKMAWGWSAAGIVMETSGTIAEDGDVYIARAGPDRDESWFDDIASRRIAAILGYNYRFADFQNDPTELRKRFDIALVNDTAAVIALVLRGRVDTGVVTKSHLERYLQQHPDDREQVLVSARFDQTNDLRVLGRPGTTPSADTVFGLLADLQRQGRLAPLWQAYGLAPMPLERAVQAPAPPSSAAAPAPR; encoded by the coding sequence TTGGCCAGGTTCTTGGCGGTGATGCTGGTTGCTGTGTCTGGACATATAGCGACCGCCCTGGCAGCGGATACCGTGGGCCTGCGTCGTGACGTGCCGATCGGCGGCTATCAGTTCCCGCCCTATGTCGAGATGGATATCGGCGGCGGGCCGGCCACCGGCCTGATCATCGACACCATCGCCGCCCTGAACGCCGTTCAGGATCGATGGAATTTCGTGTTCGTGCCGACCACGCCGGCGCGTCGCTATCAGGATTATACGGCCGGGCGGTTCGACCTGCTGCTGTTCGAGAAGATGGCCTGGGGCTGGTCGGCCGCGGGCATCGTGATGGAGACCTCCGGGACGATCGCCGAGGATGGCGATGTCTATATCGCCCGGGCCGGGCCCGACCGGGACGAGAGCTGGTTCGATGATATCGCCAGCCGCCGGATCGCGGCGATCCTGGGCTACAACTATCGCTTCGCCGACTTCCAGAACGATCCCACTGAATTGCGGAAGCGTTTCGATATCGCGCTGGTCAACGACACCGCGGCGGTGATCGCGCTGGTGCTGCGCGGCCGGGTCGACACCGGCGTGGTGACGAAGTCCCATCTGGAGCGGTATCTGCAGCAGCATCCGGACGATCGGGAGCAGGTGCTGGTGTCGGCCCGCTTCGACCAGACCAACGACCTCAGGGTTCTGGGGCGGCCAGGCACCACGCCATCGGCTGACACCGTCTTTGGCCTGCTGGCCGATCTGCAGCGCCAGGGCAGACTGGCTCCGTTGTGGCAGGCCTATGGTCTGGCACCCATGCCGCTGGAGAGGGCGGTGCAGGCGCCCGCGCCGCCATCCTCCGCAGCGGCGCCGGCGCCGCGCTGA
- the msrP gene encoding protein-methionine-sulfoxide reductase catalytic subunit MsrP → MRIIRRRSWNLPERDVTPEAVWRDRRSVLKAMGFGAMGAAMGGGVAGALLAPGHAHAYQPGDAPTDNPWTGLYPVDRNPAYADAGRPLTPEKIASSYNNFYEFGTHKRIWPDAQKLTLQPWTVTIDGMVDNPQTLDADALIRKMALEERIYRFRCVEAWAMVVPWSGFPLSALVKMAGPKAGAKYLRMETFEDSGMAHGQRSIWLPWPYVEGLTLDEAANDLAFIATGIYGKPLPRQHGAPLRLVTPWKYGFKSIKSIVRFTVTDERPTSFWEQLESREYGFWANVNPEVAHPRWSQATEKMIDTGEDVPTLKWNGYGEQVASLYTGVNDGDRLFR, encoded by the coding sequence ATGCGCATCATCCGTCGCCGCAGCTGGAATTTGCCGGAACGCGACGTCACGCCCGAGGCCGTGTGGCGCGATCGACGCTCGGTGCTGAAGGCCATGGGGTTTGGCGCCATGGGTGCCGCCATGGGCGGCGGTGTGGCAGGGGCGCTGCTGGCGCCCGGTCATGCCCATGCCTATCAGCCGGGCGACGCGCCCACCGACAACCCGTGGACGGGGCTGTATCCGGTTGACCGCAACCCCGCCTATGCCGATGCCGGCCGGCCGTTGACGCCCGAGAAGATCGCCTCGTCCTATAACAATTTCTATGAATTCGGCACCCATAAGCGGATCTGGCCCGACGCCCAGAAGCTGACGCTTCAGCCCTGGACGGTCACCATCGACGGCATGGTCGATAATCCGCAGACCCTGGATGCCGATGCCCTGATCCGGAAGATGGCGCTGGAAGAGCGGATCTATCGGTTCCGCTGTGTCGAAGCCTGGGCGATGGTGGTGCCGTGGAGTGGCTTTCCGCTGTCGGCGCTGGTGAAGATGGCCGGGCCCAAGGCCGGCGCGAAGTACCTGCGTATGGAGACTTTTGAGGACAGCGGCATGGCCCATGGTCAGCGCTCCATCTGGCTGCCCTGGCCCTATGTCGAGGGATTGACGCTGGACGAGGCGGCCAATGATCTGGCCTTCATCGCCACCGGCATCTACGGCAAGCCGCTGCCCCGCCAGCATGGCGCGCCGCTGCGGTTGGTGACGCCCTGGAAATATGGCTTCAAGTCGATCAAGTCGATCGTGCGCTTCACCGTCACCGATGAACGCCCGACCAGTTTCTGGGAGCAGCTTGAAAGCCGCGAATACGGCTTCTGGGCCAATGTGAACCCCGAAGTCGCCCATCCGCGCTGGAGCCAGGCAACCGAGAAGATGATCGATACCGGCGAGGACGTGCCGACCCTGAAGTGGAACGGCTATGGCGAGCAGGTCGCCAGCCTTTATACCGGTGTCAACGACGGCGACCGTCTGTTCCGCTGA
- a CDS encoding substrate-binding periplasmic protein → MYVSAMILAILATLAGAIHHPPAAAAAEPMAELPLTVLVGGYQFPPYVEMNRSDGSITGLTIETISALNAQQDRYRFVFVPTTPTRRYQDFTNRRFDIMLFEMTNWGWTDQGIAVDASGTIGADGEVYIAQARQDRDEGWFDTVTDQKIAAILGYHYQFADFQNDPVQLRSRFDIVLVNDSEAVIALVLRGRVMAGVVTRSFLERYLNRHPQDRARILISTRLDQLYDLRVLAHPEATLSAYAVRCLLADLDAADRLAPLWQSHGLEPVPLRQVYLPLVPRASGVPGGACQTGADMLPTRERIRPSPEKSGR, encoded by the coding sequence ATGTATGTCTCCGCAATGATCCTGGCCATCCTGGCGACACTTGCCGGCGCCATTCATCATCCGCCGGCCGCCGCAGCGGCCGAGCCGATGGCAGAGCTGCCGCTCACCGTGCTGGTCGGCGGCTATCAGTTTCCGCCTTATGTCGAGATGAACCGGTCGGACGGCAGCATCACCGGCCTGACGATCGAGACCATTTCGGCGTTGAACGCACAGCAGGATCGTTACCGCTTCGTCTTCGTGCCGACCACACCGACCCGGCGCTACCAGGATTTCACCAATCGCCGCTTCGACATCATGCTGTTCGAGATGACCAACTGGGGATGGACCGATCAAGGGATCGCGGTCGACGCCTCCGGGACCATCGGCGCCGATGGCGAGGTGTATATCGCCCAGGCGCGTCAGGATCGCGATGAGGGCTGGTTCGACACGGTCACCGACCAGAAGATCGCCGCCATTCTTGGCTATCACTATCAGTTCGCGGACTTCCAGAACGATCCGGTCCAATTGCGCAGCCGGTTCGATATCGTGCTGGTCAACGACAGCGAGGCGGTGATTGCGCTGGTGCTGCGCGGACGGGTGATGGCCGGCGTGGTGACCAGATCCTTTCTGGAACGCTATCTGAACCGGCACCCGCAGGATCGGGCGCGGATACTGATCTCAACGCGTCTCGATCAGCTCTATGATCTCCGCGTGCTGGCACATCCTGAGGCGACATTATCGGCGTATGCGGTGCGCTGCCTGCTGGCGGATCTGGATGCCGCCGACCGGCTGGCGCCGCTCTGGCAGAGCCATGGCCTGGAGCCGGTCCCTTTGAGGCAGGTGTATTTACCCCTCGTCCCACGCGCGTCCGGCGTGCCCGGCGGCGCCTGCCAGACCGGTGCGGACATGCTCCCAACCCGCGAGCGGATCAGGCCATCTCCTGAGAAATCAGGCCGCTAA
- a CDS encoding SiaB family protein kinase, with amino-acid sequence MLARELFEFRSQIQAHKLMLVYSGIMSEGILFSLGEALRRKLEQDDTDRNLTKRVFSVFVEQVQNIIRYSGDAEGSAGTAAGDAGAGAGALRSGIVTVGKDGGRFFVICANMIDSAKAPRLRSRLEELAALSPEELKVLYRRKLKEEPEAESQGATLGLIEIARRASSPIEFDFFEVDAQTTFYGIRVFI; translated from the coding sequence GTGCTTGCACGAGAGCTTTTCGAATTCCGGTCGCAGATCCAGGCCCACAAGCTGATGCTGGTCTATAGCGGCATCATGTCCGAGGGCATCCTGTTTTCGTTGGGCGAGGCGTTGCGTCGCAAGCTTGAGCAGGACGACACCGATCGCAACCTTACCAAGCGCGTGTTCTCGGTGTTTGTCGAGCAGGTGCAGAACATCATCCGCTATTCCGGTGACGCCGAAGGATCGGCCGGCACGGCCGCTGGGGATGCGGGGGCGGGGGCAGGCGCGCTGCGCTCGGGCATCGTGACCGTCGGCAAGGATGGCGGCCGGTTCTTCGTGATCTGCGCCAACATGATCGACAGCGCCAAGGCGCCCCGGCTGCGCAGCCGGCTGGAGGAACTGGCGGCCCTGTCGCCCGAAGAGCTGAAGGTGCTATACCGGCGCAAGCTGAAGGAAGAGCCCGAGGCCGAAAGCCAGGGCGCCACGCTGGGATTGATCGAGATTGCCCGCCGCGCCAGCAGCCCGATCGAGTTCGACTTCTTCGAGGTCGATGCGCAGACCACCTTCTATGGCATCAGGGTGTTCATATGA